In a single window of the Agrobacterium fabrum str. C58 genome:
- a CDS encoding EAL domain-containing protein encodes MMELIVAQAAASAAELPFLLLQAAAVVGMVSMLMLLQRHIAFDDVRYKIYYGVVFGATGFLLTLLVSEFIQLPSKPYIRSDLLFLAGVVGSWQGGLISLALISAGRFLFGGPALFGAAFLDMSVISAFGIAIYGWMRRRRLTELGMREIAGVFAIRIFAALFAICLTYGLGMVGQDVFLSNVGRRIVGATVGLPMIACLFLLLRSEARAREAVKKREVAARTDSLTGLPNRRALKDHIEMTTRQAPAVPHALLLIEIVNIADVAAYQGDDWADLFWPKLAREICDGENGLLSKFNDPRSFMFGDATLAVVIEGVSLEKSESAGLVLHLHEGLIAFFRSAEAGPVPHLKIGAANLEMVSHQNVASFLRHLSLALRRSENPVQIFPFSFAEKAARDEGVRQMLVRWIKNGKPPIFYQPKFEIHNRRMIGAEALLRAIDTHGQALSPYYVLEIAERHRLLVEFEWSTIEAVVRDLAELPGLDPDFHLAVNISASSFATACFADRVVALLQEMTVPAHRLSIEVTEMSRMPTTDSVQQNFDTLIAAGVRLALDDFGTGYAALTLLARFPFEEVKIDQWMTSRLDQARFRDAVVLAFESAERYGAKLVTEGIETEEQCRILMQMGIRFGQGYLYSPAVPLDRLLPRRAYA; translated from the coding sequence ATGATGGAATTGATCGTCGCTCAAGCGGCCGCATCGGCCGCCGAACTGCCATTTCTGCTGCTTCAGGCCGCAGCCGTGGTTGGCATGGTGTCCATGCTGATGCTTCTGCAACGACACATAGCTTTCGATGACGTCCGGTATAAAATTTACTATGGAGTTGTTTTTGGAGCGACCGGCTTTCTGCTGACGCTGCTGGTGTCCGAGTTCATTCAACTGCCCTCCAAGCCTTATATTCGTTCGGATCTGTTGTTTCTGGCGGGGGTAGTCGGGTCCTGGCAGGGCGGGTTGATAAGTCTGGCGCTGATTTCCGCCGGGCGCTTCCTGTTCGGTGGTCCGGCCCTCTTTGGCGCGGCTTTTCTGGATATGAGCGTTATTTCCGCTTTCGGCATCGCCATATATGGCTGGATGCGCCGGCGCCGTCTGACCGAACTTGGCATGCGGGAGATCGCCGGGGTTTTTGCGATCAGGATTTTCGCCGCGCTGTTCGCGATTTGCCTGACCTATGGTCTTGGCATGGTCGGTCAGGACGTGTTTTTGAGCAATGTTGGACGGCGTATTGTCGGCGCGACCGTCGGCCTGCCGATGATCGCCTGTCTCTTCCTGCTCCTGCGTAGCGAAGCGCGGGCGCGTGAAGCGGTGAAAAAACGCGAGGTTGCGGCGCGGACGGATTCTCTGACCGGTCTGCCCAACCGGCGCGCCCTCAAAGACCATATCGAAATGACGACTCGTCAGGCGCCGGCCGTGCCGCACGCTCTCCTCCTGATCGAAATCGTCAATATCGCTGATGTCGCGGCCTATCAGGGCGATGATTGGGCCGATCTCTTCTGGCCAAAACTGGCGCGGGAAATCTGCGATGGTGAGAATGGGCTGTTGTCGAAATTTAATGACCCGCGCAGCTTCATGTTCGGCGACGCGACACTTGCGGTTGTCATCGAGGGAGTTTCGCTGGAGAAGTCGGAAAGCGCCGGCCTCGTCTTGCATCTCCACGAGGGATTGATCGCCTTTTTCCGGTCTGCTGAGGCAGGACCGGTTCCGCATCTTAAAATCGGGGCGGCTAATCTGGAAATGGTCTCGCACCAGAACGTGGCCTCCTTTCTCAGACATCTCAGCCTGGCGCTGAGGCGGAGTGAAAATCCCGTGCAGATTTTTCCCTTTTCTTTCGCCGAGAAAGCGGCGCGGGACGAGGGCGTGCGCCAGATGCTGGTCCGCTGGATCAAAAATGGAAAGCCGCCGATATTTTACCAGCCGAAGTTTGAAATTCACAATCGCCGCATGATCGGCGCCGAAGCGCTCTTGCGGGCGATCGATACGCATGGGCAGGCGCTTTCGCCCTATTATGTGCTGGAAATTGCCGAACGCCACCGGCTGCTCGTGGAATTCGAGTGGTCAACCATCGAAGCGGTGGTCCGCGACCTCGCCGAACTGCCTGGCCTCGATCCGGATTTTCATCTGGCGGTGAATATTTCCGCCTCGTCTTTTGCGACCGCGTGTTTTGCAGACCGGGTGGTGGCGTTGCTGCAGGAGATGACGGTGCCTGCGCATCGCCTGTCGATCGAGGTGACGGAGATGAGCAGGATGCCGACCACAGATTCCGTGCAGCAGAATTTCGATACGTTGATTGCCGCAGGTGTCCGGCTGGCGCTGGATGATTTCGGCACCGGTTATGCCGCGCTCACCCTGCTGGCAAGATTTCCCTTCGAGGAGGTCAAGATCGATCAATGGATGACATCCCGGCTCGATCAGGCACGGTTCAGGGACGCCGTCGTGCTCGCCTTCGAAAGCGCCGAGCGCTACGGCGCCAAGCTTGTAACGGAAGGCATAGAAACCGAAGAACAGTGCCGGATTCTCATGCAAATGGGCATTCGTTTCGGTCAGGGTTATCTTTATTCGCCCGCCGTGCCGCTTGATCGGTTGCTGCCCCGCCGGGCATACGCCTAG
- a CDS encoding Gfo/Idh/MocA family protein, translating to MSATKLAIVGVGKIVRDQHLPAIAGNPDFELICTASRHGTVDGVSSYGTIEAMLEAEPAINAVSLCMPPQYRYEAAYAALNAGKHVFLEKPPGATLSEVQDLARLADSKGLSLFASWHSRYAPAVEAAKAFLASTTIDSVHVIWKEDVRHWHPNQAWIWQAGGLGVFDPGINALSIITHILPRALFLTKATLEFPENRDAPIAADLHFSDVEKTPVHAEFDWRQTGKQSWDIVAETAAGRMVLSEGGAKLSINGEEKLSQPEREYPALYERFAEIIKAGRSDVDLAPLTHVADAFLLGRHKFVDSFYD from the coding sequence ATGTCAGCCACCAAGCTTGCCATTGTCGGCGTCGGCAAAATCGTTCGCGACCAGCATCTCCCCGCCATCGCAGGCAATCCGGATTTCGAATTGATCTGCACCGCCAGCCGCCACGGCACCGTGGACGGTGTTTCTTCCTATGGCACCATCGAGGCCATGTTGGAGGCGGAGCCGGCAATCAATGCGGTTTCGCTGTGCATGCCGCCGCAATATCGTTACGAGGCAGCTTACGCGGCGCTGAATGCCGGCAAGCATGTTTTCCTTGAAAAGCCACCGGGTGCTACGCTTTCGGAGGTGCAGGATCTCGCTCGTCTGGCGGATTCGAAGGGTCTTTCGCTGTTTGCCAGCTGGCATTCCCGTTATGCGCCGGCGGTGGAGGCGGCGAAGGCGTTTCTGGCCTCGACGACAATCGACAGCGTGCATGTCATCTGGAAAGAGGATGTCCGCCACTGGCACCCGAACCAAGCCTGGATCTGGCAGGCGGGCGGTCTCGGCGTGTTCGATCCCGGGATCAATGCGCTGTCGATCATCACCCATATCCTGCCGCGCGCACTGTTCCTGACCAAGGCGACGCTGGAATTCCCGGAAAACCGAGACGCCCCGATTGCCGCCGACCTGCATTTTTCCGACGTTGAAAAAACGCCCGTCCATGCCGAATTCGACTGGCGCCAGACCGGCAAGCAGAGCTGGGATATCGTTGCTGAAACGGCAGCGGGACGGATGGTGCTTTCGGAAGGCGGCGCAAAGCTCTCGATCAACGGCGAGGAAAAACTGTCCCAGCCGGAACGGGAATATCCGGCCCTTTACGAACGCTTCGCCGAAATCATCAAGGCGGGCCGCTCCGACGTCGATCTCGCGCCGCTGACCCATGTGGCCGATGCCTTCCTGCTCGGCCGCCATAAATTCGTGGATTCGTTCTACGACTGA
- the lptG gene encoding LPS export ABC transporter permease LptG, with amino-acid sequence MIFNTLARYFLKRYLMTTIWFVLGVSSIIYLADFSETARRMSGLPGYSVPAALGLTALRLPLILQQTVPFIALFVGMTTLISLNRRYELVVTRAAGISAWQFILPFVLGAVFIGILSVMVLNPIAAWGQNKSLAMEAGLRNDAGGGRQQEIIPWMRQSSGGKDTIIGAKSFEDNGTMLLDVVLIDVDKDGNIVSRKDAKSAKLEDGYWLLNGVSETRAGHVPVRQESMQISTNLRREFVQERMTQTETVAFFDLSHKIEVAKSFGLSSKALETQYHFLLSTPLLLVAMTLIAATVSLKFSRFAQSRSVILGGIVSGFVLYVVTVLVRAFGSGGVVPPTVAVWVPVIVALALGATILLHQEDG; translated from the coding sequence ATGATTTTCAACACGCTCGCCCGGTATTTCCTGAAGCGATATCTGATGACGACCATCTGGTTCGTGCTCGGCGTATCGTCGATCATCTATCTCGCCGATTTCAGCGAGACGGCACGGCGTATGTCCGGCCTGCCCGGTTATTCCGTGCCGGCTGCGCTTGGCCTGACCGCGCTTCGCCTGCCGCTGATCCTGCAGCAGACCGTTCCTTTCATCGCGCTTTTCGTCGGCATGACGACGCTGATCTCGCTCAACCGGCGTTACGAACTGGTGGTGACGCGTGCCGCGGGCATTTCCGCCTGGCAATTCATCCTCCCCTTCGTGCTCGGCGCGGTTTTCATCGGCATCCTGTCCGTTATGGTCCTCAACCCCATCGCCGCGTGGGGCCAGAACAAGTCGCTGGCCATGGAAGCCGGCCTGCGCAACGACGCAGGTGGCGGCCGCCAGCAGGAGATCATTCCGTGGATGCGCCAGTCGAGCGGCGGCAAGGATACGATCATCGGCGCCAAGAGCTTCGAAGACAACGGAACGATGCTTCTCGACGTGGTTCTCATCGACGTCGACAAGGACGGAAACATCGTCTCGCGGAAGGATGCGAAGTCGGCTAAATTGGAAGATGGTTACTGGCTTCTTAACGGCGTTTCAGAAACGCGCGCCGGACATGTGCCAGTTCGGCAAGAAAGCATGCAGATCAGTACCAATCTGAGACGGGAGTTCGTCCAGGAGCGTATGACGCAGACGGAAACCGTTGCTTTCTTTGACCTTTCTCACAAGATCGAAGTTGCAAAGTCCTTTGGACTATCTTCAAAGGCGCTTGAGACGCAGTATCATTTCCTGCTATCGACGCCCCTTCTTCTGGTCGCGATGACCTTGATCGCCGCGACCGTTTCATTAAAGTTCAGCCGCTTCGCCCAGTCGCGCTCCGTGATTCTGGGTGGAATCGTTTCCGGCTTCGTGCTTTATGTAGTAACCGTGCTCGTAAGGGCATTCGGGAGTGGTGGTGTTGTCCCTCCCACCGTTGCGGTCTGGGTTCCAGTTATCGTGGCGTTGGCTTTGGGGGCAACCATTCTGCTTCATCAGGAGGACGGCTAG
- a CDS encoding DNA polymerase III subunit chi, giving the protein MTEILFYHLTESKLEDALPPLLEKSLERGWKVAIQTVDDERRDFLDTHLWTFRDDSFLPHATDASSAPQNQPILLTASSENGNAANVRFLVDGAEPLAVETYERVVFMFDGYDAYQLEMARNHWKTLKAEGHSLTYWQQSPEGRWQKKA; this is encoded by the coding sequence ATGACTGAAATTCTGTTCTACCATCTGACGGAATCGAAGCTGGAGGATGCGCTGCCGCCTTTGCTCGAGAAATCGCTGGAACGCGGCTGGAAGGTCGCGATCCAGACTGTCGACGATGAGCGTCGTGATTTCCTCGACACGCATCTGTGGACCTTTCGTGACGATAGTTTCCTGCCGCACGCCACCGATGCGTCGTCAGCGCCGCAGAACCAGCCGATTCTTCTGACGGCGTCGAGCGAGAACGGCAATGCGGCGAACGTACGCTTTCTGGTCGACGGCGCCGAGCCGCTAGCGGTGGAGACCTATGAGCGCGTCGTCTTCATGTTCGACGGATACGACGCCTACCAGCTGGAAATGGCGCGTAACCACTGGAAAACGCTGAAGGCAGAGGGGCATTCGCTGACCTATTGGCAGCAATCTCCCGAAGGTCGCTGGCAAAAAAAGGCCTGA
- a CDS encoding response regulator transcription factor, whose product MTLPVYLVDDDDAVRKALILLLSTVGIKAKGFADPVVFLGQLPALEPGCLIFDIRMPAITGLKLQEKLAEEGVDWPVIVISGHGNIEACRRAFHNGAVDFLSKPVDEQDLIDAIQKAHRILASTLDAKALHAETRALLALLTAREREILERIALGFTSRQIADGLGLSPRTVDSHRAAIGLKLGTTSQAEMTRLWLEAGADQ is encoded by the coding sequence ATGACGCTGCCCGTCTATCTCGTTGATGACGATGACGCCGTGCGCAAGGCGCTGATATTGCTCCTGTCCACCGTAGGCATCAAGGCGAAGGGCTTTGCCGATCCGGTGGTTTTTCTCGGTCAATTGCCCGCTCTCGAGCCGGGCTGCCTCATTTTCGATATCCGCATGCCTGCCATCACCGGATTGAAGCTGCAGGAAAAGCTGGCGGAGGAGGGTGTCGACTGGCCGGTCATCGTCATTTCCGGCCATGGCAATATCGAAGCCTGCCGCCGTGCCTTTCACAATGGCGCAGTGGATTTTCTCTCCAAGCCCGTAGATGAGCAGGATCTTATCGATGCGATCCAGAAGGCGCACCGGATATTGGCCAGCACGCTCGACGCAAAAGCGCTGCATGCCGAGACGAGGGCGCTTTTAGCGCTGCTGACCGCACGTGAGCGTGAAATCCTCGAACGTATCGCACTCGGTTTCACCTCGCGCCAGATCGCCGATGGGCTTGGCCTGTCGCCGCGCACGGTGGACAGCCATCGCGCCGCTATCGGCCTCAAGCTCGGCACCACCTCGCAGGCAGAAATGACGCGGTTGTGGCTGGAAGCCGGCGCGGATCAGTAA
- a CDS encoding LptF/LptG family permease, with the protein MKLLENYILRRTTQMFLVALLPVLAIIWTIQVLQRINLVTDTGQSMGSFMALATMILPTLIPVVLPFALVIGITQIFTTMNNDSELAIIDAAGAPRSVMYRPVLILAAVLSLFSFTITNFIEPPARNSARQMVAAAYADLLSSVIEEKTFRTIQDGLYVQIAQRQGRILKGLFVADRRDPNFDLIYYAKEGMIDESGTSLTMRDGEVQQKTPDGKVSIVKFLSYAFDLSTMSEKQDSEPSLSPGDASLGFLLSPDENNASYKRSPETFRSELHKRLSDWMFAFSFALISLAIAADSRSHREARLHPMVAALVTAFMLRWLGFYVTNQVKQSAAFIPLVYAVPGLSGAAAAFVLMTGRKPKMPKVIVDAAGRLRRLFSSRMVKNPGSGNT; encoded by the coding sequence ATGAAGCTTCTCGAGAACTATATCCTGCGGCGGACAACGCAGATGTTTCTGGTCGCGCTGCTGCCGGTGCTGGCCATCATCTGGACCATCCAGGTTCTCCAGAGAATCAATCTCGTGACCGATACGGGCCAGTCGATGGGTTCCTTCATGGCGCTCGCGACGATGATCTTGCCGACGCTTATCCCCGTCGTGCTGCCGTTTGCGCTTGTCATCGGCATCACCCAGATCTTCACGACGATGAACAATGATTCCGAGCTTGCCATCATCGATGCGGCCGGAGCGCCGCGTTCAGTGATGTATCGCCCGGTTCTCATTCTGGCCGCCGTTCTGAGCCTGTTTTCCTTCACCATCACCAATTTCATCGAGCCGCCAGCGCGCAACTCCGCCCGGCAGATGGTGGCCGCCGCTTATGCCGACTTGCTGTCTTCGGTCATCGAGGAAAAGACCTTCCGCACCATTCAGGACGGCCTTTACGTGCAGATCGCCCAGCGGCAGGGCCGTATCCTCAAGGGCCTGTTCGTGGCCGACCGCCGCGATCCGAATTTCGACCTCATCTATTATGCCAAGGAAGGCATGATCGATGAAAGCGGCACGTCGCTGACCATGCGGGACGGCGAAGTGCAGCAGAAGACGCCCGACGGCAAGGTCTCGATCGTCAAGTTCCTGTCTTACGCCTTCGACCTTTCGACCATGTCGGAAAAGCAGGATTCGGAGCCGTCGCTTTCGCCCGGTGACGCTAGCCTCGGCTTCCTTCTCTCACCGGACGAGAACAATGCGAGCTACAAGCGCTCGCCGGAGACCTTCCGCAGCGAGTTGCACAAGCGCCTGTCGGACTGGATGTTCGCCTTCTCCTTCGCGCTGATTTCGCTCGCCATCGCAGCCGATTCCCGGTCGCACCGCGAAGCACGCCTGCATCCGATGGTCGCCGCGCTGGTGACTGCCTTCATGCTGCGCTGGCTCGGTTTTTACGTCACCAATCAGGTCAAGCAGAGTGCTGCCTTCATTCCGCTGGTCTATGCCGTGCCGGGGCTCAGCGGTGCTGCTGCCGCCTTCGTGCTGATGACCGGCCGCAAGCCGAAAATGCCGAAGGTGATCGTGGATGCGGCGGGTCGCCTGCGCCGTCTCTTCTCCAGCCGGATGGTGAAAAACCCGGGGAGCGGTAACACATGA
- a CDS encoding leucyl aminopeptidase, whose amino-acid sequence MSAKFDISFANSASLENALAIVLQASGEAQAVAGASEADPGGVIERASKISGFSAKSMATLDVIAPQGSSADRLLVIGLGKPSKLVAHDWLRAGGTAAAHFKKADKVVIYLDAPGVEVSAEAAADFALGLLLRAYSFDAYKTKKKSDDEKTPKKVDVTIVTAAHKDAEKASAVSEAIAGGVILARDLVNLPPNVLGPVEFAEKAEELRKLGVDVEILGEKELKKLGMNALLGVAQGSARPPRLAVMQWNGGSKKDEPIAFVGKGVVFDTGGISLKPGLGMEDMKGDMGGAAAVTGLMHVLAARKAKANVIGVIGLVENMPDGNAQRPGDIVTSMSGQTIEIINTDAEGRLVLADALWYTKDRFNPKFMINLATLTGAITVALGNLQAGLFSNDDELATRLAEAGEATAEKLWRMPLGKDYDKIIDSKFADMKNSSGRLAGSVTAAQFLKRFVGETPWAHLDIAGTAMGSPLTEINQSWGSGYGVRLLNELVRAHYED is encoded by the coding sequence ATGTCCGCTAAATTCGATATTTCTTTCGCCAATTCCGCCTCGCTGGAAAATGCCCTGGCCATCGTGCTGCAGGCCTCGGGCGAGGCGCAGGCCGTTGCCGGTGCTTCCGAGGCTGATCCGGGTGGTGTGATCGAGAGGGCATCGAAGATTTCCGGCTTTTCCGCAAAGTCGATGGCGACGCTCGACGTCATCGCGCCGCAGGGTTCGTCCGCCGACCGTCTGCTCGTCATCGGGCTCGGCAAGCCGTCGAAGCTGGTCGCCCATGACTGGCTGCGCGCCGGCGGCACCGCGGCTGCCCATTTCAAGAAAGCGGACAAGGTCGTTATCTACCTAGATGCCCCGGGCGTTGAGGTGAGCGCCGAAGCGGCTGCGGATTTCGCGCTTGGCCTCCTGCTGCGCGCCTATAGTTTCGATGCCTATAAGACCAAGAAGAAATCCGACGATGAAAAGACACCGAAGAAAGTCGATGTCACCATCGTAACCGCCGCCCATAAGGACGCGGAAAAGGCCTCTGCCGTGTCGGAAGCCATTGCGGGCGGCGTGATTCTGGCGCGTGACCTCGTCAACCTGCCGCCGAATGTGCTTGGCCCGGTCGAATTCGCCGAAAAGGCGGAGGAGCTGCGCAAGCTCGGCGTCGATGTCGAAATCCTCGGCGAAAAGGAGCTGAAGAAGCTCGGCATGAATGCACTTCTCGGTGTTGCGCAGGGTTCGGCTCGCCCGCCGCGGCTGGCAGTCATGCAGTGGAACGGTGGTTCCAAGAAAGATGAACCCATTGCCTTCGTCGGCAAGGGCGTCGTTTTCGACACCGGCGGTATTTCGCTGAAGCCCGGCCTCGGCATGGAAGACATGAAGGGCGACATGGGCGGGGCTGCGGCGGTGACCGGCCTGATGCATGTGCTCGCAGCCCGCAAGGCCAAGGCAAACGTGATCGGCGTCATCGGCCTTGTGGAAAACATGCCTGATGGCAATGCCCAGCGTCCCGGCGATATCGTCACCTCCATGTCCGGCCAGACCATCGAGATCATCAATACCGATGCCGAGGGCCGGCTGGTTCTGGCCGATGCGCTCTGGTACACCAAGGATCGCTTCAACCCGAAATTCATGATCAACCTCGCCACACTGACCGGCGCGATTACCGTTGCGCTCGGCAATCTCCAGGCCGGTCTTTTCTCCAACGACGACGAACTGGCTACACGGCTTGCGGAGGCGGGAGAGGCGACGGCCGAGAAGCTGTGGCGCATGCCGCTCGGCAAGGACTACGACAAGATCATCGATTCCAAATTCGCCGATATGAAGAACAGCTCCGGCCGACTGGCGGGTTCCGTCACCGCCGCGCAGTTCCTCAAGCGTTTCGTTGGCGAAACGCCGTGGGCGCATCTTGATATCGCCGGTACTGCCATGGGCTCGCCGCTGACCGAGATCAACCAGTCCTGGGGATCGGGCTACGGTGTGCGTCTGCTGAACGAACTCGTTCGTGCCCATTACGAAGATTGA
- a CDS encoding sensor histidine kinase — protein sequence MFLDEPMVRPLFPVTRVSQCLKMTMPENDDAWSDMPGKPAQPLPDDPRPQAIWSLPGVILVWALLMAAVISALAAYQYVSLLGELERQSDALQAEVSRRADQHDAHVTALSAVAQAEQGADYGLLLDVAAPILQFYPRIDELQLVSLNEGGPVVGTRPLENELAIVIRKAALVFSGHPVLVASALRPGHYMIVKRSPNSETASKVLVLAIDAARLLASDDPFWSTKQAVIRLKMPDGTILYGPPTLPEKPQYVRQLSSATQPLLLEAALSITWRDLLPGRALLAGMVGATMVFLLGIMMAKQRTRMRAAERRAELSGMEARLTHASRVNALGEMASGLAHELTQPLTAILAQAQAGRRLLARQDTVALSGALDDMIDQARSAANMLVRFRNWSLPHRQPAAAHDLRAALRNVDALLAGEAARHAASIDIAMPETPLSVRADPVEMEQVMFNLLRNALDAPTDVEGRKAITARLSRKGDFAVFEVADNGPGVAPDLRDRLFTPFVTTKKDGMGLGLALSQRLVERAGGEILYVDSENGALFRVIFPVAAEARNP from the coding sequence ATGTTCCTTGACGAACCGATGGTGCGACCGCTTTTTCCGGTCACGCGAGTGAGCCAATGCCTGAAAATGACGATGCCTGAAAACGACGATGCATGGAGTGACATGCCCGGAAAACCGGCTCAGCCCTTGCCGGACGATCCGCGCCCGCAGGCAATATGGTCCTTGCCAGGGGTGATTCTGGTCTGGGCGCTGCTGATGGCGGCCGTCATTTCTGCACTGGCGGCTTACCAATATGTCAGCTTGCTCGGCGAGCTGGAGCGGCAGAGCGACGCATTGCAGGCCGAGGTGTCCCGCCGGGCCGACCAGCATGACGCCCATGTCACCGCGCTTTCGGCGGTGGCGCAGGCCGAGCAGGGCGCGGATTACGGTTTGCTGCTCGACGTTGCCGCTCCCATTCTGCAGTTTTATCCGCGCATTGATGAGCTTCAGCTGGTGTCCCTCAATGAGGGAGGCCCCGTGGTTGGCACCCGGCCATTGGAAAACGAGCTGGCGATAGTCATCCGCAAGGCGGCATTGGTGTTTTCCGGCCACCCGGTTCTGGTGGCAAGCGCTCTCCGGCCCGGGCATTACATGATCGTCAAGCGCAGTCCCAACAGCGAGACGGCGTCGAAGGTTCTGGTGCTCGCAATCGACGCGGCGCGACTTCTGGCATCCGATGATCCTTTCTGGTCGACGAAACAGGCGGTGATCCGTCTGAAAATGCCGGATGGCACGATATTGTATGGTCCACCGACATTGCCGGAAAAGCCGCAATATGTCCGGCAGTTGAGCAGCGCCACCCAGCCGCTGCTTCTCGAAGCCGCTCTTTCGATCACCTGGCGGGATCTTCTGCCGGGCCGCGCCCTGTTGGCGGGAATGGTCGGCGCTACCATGGTTTTCCTGCTGGGCATCATGATGGCGAAACAGCGGACGCGCATGCGTGCCGCCGAAAGACGGGCCGAACTGAGCGGCATGGAAGCAAGGCTTACCCATGCCTCGCGGGTCAATGCGCTGGGTGAGATGGCGAGCGGTCTGGCGCATGAGCTGACCCAGCCTTTGACGGCGATATTGGCGCAGGCGCAGGCCGGGCGACGGTTGCTTGCCCGCCAGGATACGGTGGCCCTTTCCGGCGCTCTGGATGACATGATCGATCAGGCGCGAAGTGCGGCCAACATGCTCGTCCGGTTTCGCAATTGGTCGCTGCCGCACCGTCAACCGGCCGCCGCGCATGATCTGCGCGCCGCCTTGCGCAATGTCGATGCGCTGCTTGCCGGTGAGGCGGCACGGCACGCGGCCAGCATCGATATCGCCATGCCGGAGACGCCGCTTTCGGTGCGGGCCGATCCTGTGGAAATGGAGCAGGTGATGTTCAATCTGCTGCGTAATGCTCTTGATGCGCCCACGGACGTCGAAGGCAGGAAAGCCATCACCGCCAGATTGAGCCGAAAAGGTGATTTCGCCGTGTTCGAGGTGGCCGATAATGGCCCCGGCGTCGCACCGGATTTGCGCGACCGCCTGTTTACGCCTTTCGTAACCACGAAAAAGGACGGCATGGGTCTGGGGCTTGCCCTCAGCCAAAGACTGGTGGAGCGCGCCGGCGGTGAAATTCTCTACGTCGACAGTGAGAATGGCGCGCTTTTCCGCGTCATCTTTCCTGTCGCGGCGGAGGCGCGGAACCCATGA
- a CDS encoding GGDEF domain-containing protein, whose amino-acid sequence MGQAISRPDREVERLVAVRSVVAFKNAETDELRAISQLAQGVFDVARAAVHILDEDWLHIAEQAGLQFQECSRDIAICDRVVVTQNVLTVSDLSVHPEFGWLPYVKGSPELRSYAGAPIELEPGLVVGTFCLLDPNVREYSPAEIDNLRYFATLAGALLRLQKANFTMSLAARELRDAAMTDPLTGFYNRKALDAIVDLELGAALCERETFGVLYLDLDGFKAINDTLGHAAGDKVLVEAAARIRDVVRAEDTVVRMGGDEFAIFVPRPMSASVIGSLAERLLEAFRQPFHVEGEDVLARLSIGGAIAPQAGADRPTLLRSVDEALYQAKKSGRDRFVSRAL is encoded by the coding sequence ATGGGACAGGCGATTTCTAGACCGGATCGGGAGGTGGAGCGTCTTGTGGCCGTGCGGTCGGTTGTCGCCTTCAAGAATGCCGAAACTGACGAATTGAGGGCAATCTCCCAGCTGGCACAGGGCGTATTCGACGTGGCGCGCGCGGCGGTTCACATTCTGGACGAGGACTGGCTGCATATCGCCGAGCAAGCGGGCCTGCAATTTCAGGAGTGCTCCCGGGATATCGCCATCTGCGACCGCGTGGTCGTGACACAGAATGTTTTGACGGTGTCTGATCTGAGCGTCCACCCGGAATTCGGCTGGCTTCCCTATGTGAAAGGTAGCCCTGAGTTGCGCTCTTATGCGGGCGCGCCGATCGAACTTGAGCCCGGTCTCGTTGTCGGCACCTTCTGCCTGCTCGACCCCAACGTGCGTGAATATTCACCGGCCGAGATCGACAATCTGAGATATTTCGCAACACTTGCCGGAGCGCTTCTGAGACTGCAAAAGGCCAATTTCACCATGAGCCTTGCCGCTCGTGAATTGCGCGACGCGGCCATGACCGATCCTCTCACGGGTTTCTATAACCGCAAGGCTCTGGATGCCATCGTTGACCTAGAACTTGGCGCAGCGCTTTGCGAGAGGGAAACCTTTGGTGTTCTTTATCTCGATCTCGACGGTTTCAAGGCCATCAACGATACGCTGGGTCATGCTGCAGGAGACAAGGTGCTTGTCGAGGCGGCCGCACGCATTCGCGACGTTGTCAGAGCTGAAGATACGGTCGTCCGCATGGGTGGTGACGAATTCGCGATATTCGTTCCGCGTCCGATGTCGGCGTCCGTCATTGGCAGTCTGGCGGAAAGGCTGCTTGAAGCGTTTCGGCAGCCGTTTCATGTGGAGGGCGAAGACGTGCTTGCACGTCTCAGCATCGGCGGCGCAATTGCGCCGCAGGCCGGTGCCGATCGCCCGACACTGCTGCGCAGCGTCGACGAAGCCCTCTATCAGGCCAAAAAATCAGGGCGCGACCGCTTTGTCAGCCGCGCCCTCTGA